In Arthrobacter sp. B3I4, the following proteins share a genomic window:
- a CDS encoding type II toxin-antitoxin system VapB family antitoxin — protein MIFKAVGEGRPYPDHGFHTPKDWAALPPRPVRLDELVTTKRTLDLEALLAEDSTFFGDLFPHVVEFRGVLYLEDGLHRAVRTALHQRTAIHARVLVING, from the coding sequence GTGATCTTCAAAGCTGTGGGCGAGGGACGCCCGTACCCCGACCATGGTTTCCACACGCCCAAGGACTGGGCGGCGCTGCCGCCGCGACCGGTCCGGCTGGATGAACTCGTGACCACCAAGCGGACCCTCGACCTCGAGGCGCTGCTGGCTGAGGATTCCACCTTCTTCGGCGACCTTTTTCCGCACGTGGTGGAGTTCCGCGGCGTGCTGTACCTCGAGGACGGCCTGCATCGGGCGGTCCGCACAGCCCTGCACCAGCGCACAGCGATCCACGCCCGCGTGCTGGTGATCAATGGCTAG
- a CDS encoding phosphodiesterase — translation MELIEAEHPRPRHFLLHLSDAHLLGGTERLHGVVDSDSRLRELFDEVRASGARPEAVIFTGDLADRGEAEAYAKLREIAEPACRAMGAKVIWAMGNHDDRANFRAALLDEPPGTAPVDRSYFLNGLRIITLDTSVPGFHHGELSPGQLDWLAEELSIPAPEGTILALHHPPVPSVLDLAVLVELRGQAALADVLRDSDVRAILAGHLHYSTTAMFAGIPVSVASATCYTQDLNVPVGGSRGRDSGQSFNLVHVYEDTIVHSVVQLGDTLPSVGEFVPAQEAQRRIAAAGIRIPRQAGPAARASATDDRRMTTLN, via the coding sequence ATGGAGCTCATCGAGGCCGAACACCCCCGGCCGCGGCATTTCCTACTCCACCTGAGCGACGCCCATCTGCTGGGCGGGACCGAACGGCTGCACGGGGTGGTGGACAGCGACTCCCGGCTCAGGGAACTCTTTGATGAAGTCCGCGCCTCCGGTGCGAGGCCTGAGGCCGTGATTTTCACCGGCGACCTGGCCGACCGCGGCGAGGCGGAGGCCTACGCAAAGCTGCGCGAAATTGCAGAACCCGCCTGCAGGGCGATGGGCGCGAAGGTGATCTGGGCGATGGGCAATCACGACGACCGGGCCAACTTCCGGGCCGCTCTGCTGGACGAACCTCCCGGCACAGCCCCGGTGGACCGCAGCTACTTCCTCAACGGCCTGCGGATCATCACCTTGGATACCTCCGTGCCGGGGTTCCACCACGGCGAACTGAGCCCCGGCCAGCTGGACTGGCTGGCTGAAGAGCTCTCCATCCCCGCGCCGGAAGGCACGATCCTCGCCCTGCACCACCCACCGGTTCCTTCGGTGCTGGACCTCGCTGTGCTGGTCGAACTTCGCGGCCAGGCGGCGCTCGCGGACGTCCTGCGCGATTCCGATGTCCGGGCCATCCTGGCCGGGCACCTCCACTACTCCACGACGGCGATGTTCGCCGGGATCCCCGTCTCAGTCGCCTCCGCCACGTGCTACACCCAGGACCTGAACGTCCCGGTGGGCGGTAGCCGGGGGCGGGACAGCGGTCAGTCCTTCAACCTGGTCCACGTCTACGAAGACACGATTGTGCACTCCGTGGTGCAACTGGGCGACACGTTGCCCTCCGTGGGTGAATTCGTGCCGGCGCAGGAGGCCCAGCGCCGGATCGCCGCCGCCGGCATCCGTATCCCGCGGCAGGCAGGGCCGGCAGCGAGGGCATCGGCGACCGACGACCGCCGGATGACCACGCTCAACTAG
- a CDS encoding M23 family metallopeptidase, protein MSGTGAPVVTAGISAAGVAAQPTLGTAASVGRPAAGLSAAVGNAAFGSADVTAFSSAAFGAEGPLPGAGFTTDAHALVAYARSAVRTASKDGVPAELNVASAELKRPAEGFLMAPLESLHESSPFGLRTSPLSGSAGEFHWGQDYAADCGTRVYAADAGVVRAVGWHPWGGGNRVEIDHGNGLITTYNHLEAIAVKKGDSVRVGEVIARVGTTGSSTGCHLHFETILNGVHKDPHDWILIPIKQTDQLGTIEMTSYAPDAGLPSNASLGWAIPVSDDGRHEVTGGYQEVPIAEMPQTPFAYSPSPTPSVWDGLSPTRKQSDPTTGASQPPSYASGGTDSPRYSQPPSGTPTTSDPGTVPPTTSDPGTVPPTTSDPGTVPPPTSDPGTVPPPTSDPGTVPPPTSDPGPTSPSAPPPVVEPAPPPVVEPAPPPVLEPAPPPVLEPAPPPVVEPAPPPVVEPAPPPVVAPPPAPVVEPTVVPSVVAPTLAPPAPEPTAAPLPPETVLPSATPQPSGTAGP, encoded by the coding sequence GTGTCCGGTACGGGAGCCCCGGTCGTTACTGCCGGAATCTCGGCTGCCGGCGTTGCCGCGCAGCCCACCCTTGGTACGGCAGCCAGCGTAGGCCGCCCCGCTGCCGGACTTTCCGCGGCCGTGGGCAACGCCGCTTTCGGCTCCGCCGACGTCACTGCCTTTAGCTCTGCAGCGTTCGGGGCCGAAGGTCCGCTGCCCGGTGCAGGTTTCACGACAGACGCCCATGCGCTGGTGGCCTATGCCCGGTCGGCAGTCCGGACGGCGTCCAAGGACGGTGTGCCAGCGGAGCTAAACGTGGCGTCCGCTGAGCTGAAACGGCCCGCGGAAGGGTTCCTCATGGCCCCGCTCGAGTCCCTGCACGAATCCTCGCCCTTCGGCCTGCGGACGAGCCCTCTCTCCGGGTCCGCGGGCGAATTTCACTGGGGTCAGGACTACGCCGCGGACTGCGGAACGCGGGTCTACGCTGCGGACGCCGGCGTGGTGCGGGCCGTCGGCTGGCATCCCTGGGGCGGCGGGAACCGCGTGGAAATTGACCATGGCAACGGATTGATCACCACCTACAACCACCTTGAAGCGATCGCCGTCAAGAAGGGCGATTCGGTGCGGGTCGGCGAGGTCATCGCCCGGGTGGGAACCACCGGTTCATCCACCGGCTGCCACCTGCACTTCGAGACGATCCTTAATGGAGTCCACAAGGACCCGCACGACTGGATACTCATTCCGATTAAGCAGACCGACCAACTGGGCACCATCGAGATGACCAGCTATGCTCCCGACGCCGGGTTGCCCTCCAACGCTTCCCTGGGCTGGGCCATTCCGGTCTCCGACGACGGACGGCACGAAGTCACCGGCGGCTACCAAGAAGTACCCATCGCGGAGATGCCACAGACGCCGTTCGCCTATTCGCCCTCGCCCACTCCGTCTGTCTGGGACGGCCTATCTCCGACCAGGAAGCAGAGCGATCCGACAACCGGAGCCAGCCAGCCCCCGAGCTACGCCTCGGGCGGGACCGATTCGCCCCGATACTCCCAGCCGCCCAGCGGCACGCCGACAACGTCCGACCCCGGGACGGTTCCGCCGACAACGTCGGATCCGGGGACGGTTCCGCCGACAACGTCGGATCCGGGGACGGTTCCGCCGCCGACGTCGGATCCGGGGACGGTTCCGCCGCCGACGTCGGATCCGGGGACGGTTCCGCCGCCGACGTCGGATCCCGGGCCGACCAGCCCGTCCGCGCCGCCGCCCGTCGTCGAACCGGCCCCGCCGCCCGTCGTCGAACCGGCCCCGCCGCCCGTCCTCGAACCGGCCCCGCCGCCCGTCCTCGAACCGGCCCCGCCGCCCGTCGTCGAACCGGCCCCGCCGCCCGTCGTCGAACCGGCCCCGCCACCCGTCGTGGCGCCCCCGCCGGCACCTGTGGTGGAGCCGACGGTCGTGCCTTCGGTGGTAGCTCCCACACTCGCTCCGCCGGCGCCTGAGCCCACAGCTGCGCCGCTGCCCCCGGAGACTGTCCTGCCTTCGGCGACGCCCCAGCCGTCCGGGACTGCCGGCCCCTAG
- a CDS encoding glutathione peroxidase: protein MTDLHSIPLTLNDGTETDFGRYKGQVVLVVNVASQCGFTPQYAGLEALYNKFRDEGFTVLGVPCNQFAGQEPGADAEIAEFCERNFGVTFPLTTKANVRGKNQHPLYAQLTRFKNGLLPGLVKWNFEKFLVNREGKVVARFAPTTEPDAPEVVEAIRKALA, encoded by the coding sequence ATGACAGATCTGCACAGTATTCCCCTGACGCTCAACGACGGCACCGAAACGGACTTTGGCCGGTACAAGGGCCAGGTGGTGCTGGTCGTCAACGTGGCCTCCCAATGCGGCTTCACCCCGCAGTATGCCGGTCTGGAAGCCCTCTACAACAAGTTCCGCGACGAAGGCTTCACCGTCCTGGGGGTCCCGTGCAACCAGTTCGCCGGGCAGGAACCCGGCGCTGACGCCGAAATCGCGGAGTTCTGCGAACGGAACTTCGGCGTGACGTTTCCGCTGACCACCAAGGCCAACGTTCGAGGTAAGAACCAGCACCCGCTCTATGCGCAGCTGACACGTTTCAAGAACGGCCTGCTCCCGGGGCTCGTGAAGTGGAACTTCGAGAAATTCCTGGTAAACCGCGAAGGCAAGGTCGTGGCCCGCTTCGCGCCCACGACGGAACCCGACGCCCCGGAGGTCGTCGAAGCCATCCGGAAGGCGCTGGCCTGA
- a CDS encoding MDR family MFS transporter translates to MATPAVPTAGQPEQKQHIVLLFVGLMLSMLLASLNQTVLSTALPTIVGELHGVNEMLWVITAFILASTVTMPIYGKLGDLMGRKALLMAAILLFMAGSVVGALANDMGMLIVARVIQGLGGGGLMILSQAVIADVIPARERGKYMGMMGGVFAIASVAGPLLGGWFTEGPGWRWVFWINIPLGLLALAGAVFFLKLPKHSGRPRLDLGGMVLVAIATTCLVLFATWGGSKYEWNDPIILGLIAGAVASAAAFVLVESRTAEPIIPLHLFKDLNFNLATIAGLLIGVAMFGAIGYLPTYLQMAFSVNATESGLLMIPMMGALLAASVVSGQLVSRTGRYKWMPIAGGVLVAVALVLLSTLKPGAPLWEICAYLAVMGLGLGLSMQIMVLIVQNSFPLREVGTATASNNFFRQIGATLGSAVVGSLFASRLAELLTERLPAAARGGGAPGGSNSLTPAVVGKLPAPLKEAIVSSYNDALTPIFIWMVPLALAAALLMCFIKEKPLATAVEHDVMAESIAEGNILITADDAEAGAPVGGTRR, encoded by the coding sequence ATGGCCACCCCAGCCGTCCCCACCGCAGGACAGCCCGAACAGAAGCAGCACATCGTCCTGCTGTTTGTCGGGCTGATGCTTTCGATGCTCCTGGCGTCCCTGAACCAGACCGTGCTCAGCACCGCGCTGCCCACCATCGTCGGCGAGCTGCACGGCGTCAACGAGATGCTGTGGGTCATCACCGCCTTCATCCTCGCCTCGACGGTCACCATGCCGATCTACGGCAAGCTCGGTGACCTGATGGGCCGCAAGGCCCTGCTGATGGCGGCCATCCTGCTCTTCATGGCGGGCTCCGTCGTCGGTGCCCTGGCCAACGACATGGGCATGCTGATTGTCGCCCGCGTAATCCAGGGGCTGGGCGGCGGCGGCCTGATGATCCTGTCGCAGGCGGTCATCGCCGACGTCATTCCGGCGCGGGAACGCGGTAAGTACATGGGCATGATGGGCGGCGTCTTCGCGATCGCCTCGGTCGCCGGACCGCTGCTTGGCGGCTGGTTCACCGAAGGCCCGGGCTGGCGCTGGGTGTTCTGGATCAACATCCCGCTGGGGCTGCTGGCCCTTGCCGGCGCCGTTTTCTTCCTGAAGCTGCCCAAGCACAGCGGCAGGCCGCGGCTGGACCTTGGCGGCATGGTGCTGGTTGCCATCGCCACCACGTGCCTGGTGCTGTTTGCCACCTGGGGCGGCAGCAAGTATGAGTGGAACGACCCGATCATTCTGGGCCTGATCGCCGGTGCCGTCGCCAGCGCCGCCGCGTTCGTTTTGGTGGAGAGCCGGACCGCCGAGCCGATCATTCCGCTGCACCTGTTCAAAGACCTCAACTTCAACCTCGCCACGATCGCCGGCCTGCTGATCGGGGTCGCGATGTTCGGCGCCATCGGCTACCTGCCCACGTACCTCCAGATGGCATTCAGCGTCAACGCCACGGAGTCCGGCCTTCTGATGATCCCCATGATGGGCGCCCTGCTGGCGGCCTCGGTGGTCTCGGGCCAGCTGGTCAGCCGCACCGGCCGGTATAAGTGGATGCCGATCGCTGGAGGTGTTCTGGTCGCCGTGGCCCTGGTGCTGCTCTCCACACTTAAACCTGGAGCCCCGTTGTGGGAAATCTGCGCCTACCTCGCCGTGATGGGCCTGGGTCTGGGTCTGAGCATGCAGATCATGGTCCTGATCGTGCAGAACTCCTTCCCGCTGCGCGAAGTCGGCACCGCAACGGCTTCGAACAACTTCTTCCGCCAGATCGGCGCCACTCTGGGTTCCGCCGTCGTTGGCAGCCTTTTCGCGAGCCGGCTGGCCGAACTGCTCACCGAACGGCTCCCGGCTGCGGCACGTGGCGGAGGCGCGCCGGGCGGGTCGAACTCACTGACACCCGCCGTCGTCGGCAAGCTCCCCGCGCCGCTGAAGGAGGCGATCGTGTCCTCCTACAACGACGCCTTGACCCCGATCTTCATCTGGATGGTTCCGCTGGCCCTGGCCGCCGCGCTGCTGATGTGTTTCATCAAGGAAAAGCCGCTGGCCACGGCCGTCGAGCACGACGTGATGGCCGAATCCATCGCGGAGGGCAACATCCTGATCACCGCCGACGACGCCGAAGCCGGTGCCCCCGTAGGCGGCACACGACGGTAA
- the fdhA gene encoding formaldehyde dehydrogenase, glutathione-independent: protein MTGNKAVAYKGPGKVELIDIDYPTFELKDGPGVNPANVGRQVRHGAILKTVATNICGSDQHMVRGRTTAPTDLVLGHEITGEVVEVGPDVEFIKVGDLCSVPFNIACGRCRNCKERKTGICMNVNPDRPGSAYGYVDMGGWVGGQANYVLVPYADWNLLKFPDKDQAMEKIMDLAMLSDIFPTGFHGAVSAGVGPGNTVYIAGAGPVGLAAATSAQLLGASVVIVGDMNEERLAQARSFGCETIDLTKGGPAEQIEQILRVPEVDCGVDAVGFEAKGHGSGAKEAPATVLNSLMDITAAGGALGIPGLYVTGDPGGIDEAAKKGALSLSLGTGWAKSLSFTTGQCPVMKYNRQLMSAILADKVHIAKNVNAKAIPLEDAPKGYAEFDAGAATKYVLNPNGYLS from the coding sequence ATGACAGGAAACAAAGCCGTTGCCTACAAGGGGCCGGGAAAAGTCGAACTGATCGACATTGACTACCCCACTTTCGAACTCAAAGACGGCCCCGGCGTGAACCCGGCCAACGTGGGACGGCAGGTGCGCCACGGCGCCATCCTCAAGACCGTCGCCACGAACATCTGCGGCTCGGACCAGCACATGGTCCGTGGGCGCACGACGGCCCCCACAGATCTGGTGCTTGGCCACGAGATCACCGGCGAGGTGGTGGAAGTCGGGCCGGACGTCGAATTTATCAAGGTGGGGGACCTCTGCTCCGTCCCGTTCAACATCGCCTGCGGACGATGCCGGAACTGCAAGGAACGCAAGACGGGCATCTGCATGAACGTCAATCCCGACCGCCCGGGCAGTGCCTATGGCTATGTGGACATGGGCGGCTGGGTCGGCGGCCAGGCAAACTACGTCCTCGTGCCCTACGCCGACTGGAATCTGCTGAAGTTCCCGGACAAGGACCAGGCCATGGAAAAGATCATGGACCTGGCCATGCTCTCGGACATCTTCCCGACCGGCTTCCACGGCGCCGTCAGCGCGGGCGTCGGCCCCGGCAACACCGTTTACATCGCCGGTGCGGGACCCGTCGGTCTCGCTGCGGCGACGAGCGCTCAGCTCCTGGGTGCCTCCGTCGTGATCGTCGGAGACATGAATGAGGAGCGTCTGGCCCAGGCGCGCAGCTTCGGCTGCGAGACCATCGACCTGACGAAGGGCGGTCCAGCCGAGCAAATCGAGCAAATCCTCCGCGTTCCCGAAGTCGACTGCGGCGTCGATGCGGTCGGATTCGAAGCCAAGGGTCACGGTTCTGGGGCCAAGGAAGCGCCTGCAACGGTGTTGAACTCACTGATGGACATCACCGCCGCCGGCGGCGCCCTCGGCATTCCAGGGCTCTACGTCACGGGCGATCCGGGCGGCATCGACGAGGCAGCCAAGAAGGGTGCGCTCTCCCTCAGCCTCGGCACCGGCTGGGCAAAGTCGCTCAGCTTCACCACGGGACAGTGTCCGGTCATGAAATACAACCGGCAGTTGATGTCGGCCATCCTGGCCGACAAGGTTCACATCGCGAAAAACGTCAACGCCAAGGCTATTCCGCTGGAGGACGCACCGAAGGGCTACGCCGAGTTCGATGCCGGCGCCGCCACCAAGTACGTCCTCAACCCCAACGGCTACCTGAGCTAG
- a CDS encoding LytR C-terminal domain-containing protein: protein MARKPKDPAVLHGHHVITGTDLRAVFVEQDELDGRARKRRRILHGVVLGLLVALIAAAAVVALAVINGQIKLPTPKPSQAAVSQCPDATYDYVPPDKIKLNVYNSTGRPGLARTVADEFLARKFVVGAVGNAQSGYRGVALVVSGAAGQSAALSVQRNLPGSDYVQDGRNDSSVDVILTGDFKDLTKPGLVDQTPGKLSCPRESRREVENPNLPVVPTIVPVSPNP, encoded by the coding sequence ATGGCTAGGAAGCCGAAGGACCCTGCCGTCCTGCACGGTCACCACGTCATCACCGGCACGGACCTGCGCGCCGTCTTTGTGGAGCAAGATGAGCTCGATGGCCGGGCACGGAAGCGGCGGCGCATCCTGCACGGGGTGGTCCTGGGGCTGTTGGTGGCGCTGATCGCCGCCGCCGCCGTGGTGGCCCTGGCCGTCATCAACGGCCAGATCAAGCTCCCGACGCCGAAACCCAGCCAGGCTGCGGTGTCGCAGTGCCCGGACGCCACGTACGACTACGTGCCGCCCGACAAGATCAAACTGAATGTCTACAACTCCACCGGCCGCCCGGGACTGGCCCGGACCGTGGCGGACGAGTTCTTGGCCCGCAAATTTGTTGTGGGCGCCGTGGGCAACGCCCAGTCCGGCTACCGCGGGGTTGCGCTGGTGGTCTCCGGCGCCGCCGGCCAGTCCGCTGCGCTCAGCGTGCAGCGCAACCTGCCTGGGTCGGACTACGTCCAGGACGGCCGCAACGATTCCAGCGTGGACGTCATCCTGACCGGGGATTTCAAGGACCTCACCAAGCCCGGACTCGTGGACCAGACGCCGGGGAAGCTCAGCTGTCCCCGGGAGAGCCGCCGCGAGGTAGAGAACCCCAACTTGCCGGTGGTGCCGACCATCGTGCCGGTCAGCCCGAACCCCTGA
- a CDS encoding oxygenase MpaB family protein yields MRNVLREWQAELKQTFTGTRDAVPEWVGRLAEGDDAGYHHPGSAVWAVHGGMATIVAGIRALLMQALHPGALAGVHDHSRFREDPLGRLAGTIRWIFTVTYGSTGAAQAASGWVLRLHESVRGDYVDAHGVRRPYAANDPELLRWVHIAFTDAFLSAHKIWGGPIPGGPDAYVREWAQAGALMGVDSPPLSEAEMRRQLDRWYDDGELISDDKVAETVAFIRNPPLHPALKPGYRVLFAAAVASLEPKYRQMLGLRTPRLGPVPLPVKLTTKLTLGVVHLALGKVGPSEQAARQRLRRLGLAG; encoded by the coding sequence ATGCGCAATGTCCTGAGGGAGTGGCAGGCCGAACTCAAGCAGACGTTCACCGGCACCCGGGACGCCGTCCCGGAGTGGGTGGGACGCCTGGCCGAGGGCGACGACGCCGGCTATCACCACCCCGGCTCAGCTGTCTGGGCAGTCCACGGAGGGATGGCCACGATTGTGGCCGGCATTCGCGCCCTGCTCATGCAAGCGCTGCACCCTGGTGCACTGGCGGGGGTGCACGACCACTCCCGCTTCCGGGAAGACCCGCTCGGCCGGCTCGCCGGGACAATACGCTGGATCTTCACGGTCACTTACGGATCCACCGGAGCGGCTCAAGCCGCCTCCGGCTGGGTATTGCGCCTGCACGAGTCGGTGCGCGGGGATTATGTCGACGCCCACGGCGTTCGCCGGCCGTACGCGGCGAACGACCCCGAACTGCTCCGGTGGGTACACATTGCCTTCACCGACGCGTTCCTCTCCGCGCACAAGATCTGGGGCGGACCGATTCCTGGCGGCCCGGACGCTTACGTCCGCGAGTGGGCTCAGGCCGGAGCATTGATGGGGGTGGATTCACCGCCATTGAGCGAAGCGGAGATGCGCCGGCAGCTTGACCGCTGGTACGACGACGGCGAACTCATCTCCGACGACAAGGTGGCCGAGACGGTGGCCTTCATCCGCAATCCGCCGCTCCACCCGGCGCTCAAACCGGGCTACCGGGTGTTGTTCGCCGCGGCTGTGGCCAGCCTCGAGCCGAAGTACCGGCAGATGCTGGGACTGCGGACTCCGCGGCTGGGACCGGTCCCCCTGCCGGTGAAGCTGACAACGAAGCTCACGCTAGGCGTCGTCCATCTGGCCTTGGGTAAAGTCGGTCCCAGCGAGCAGGCGGCACGACAACGGCTCCGCCGCCTGGGCCTGGCGGGCTAG
- a CDS encoding TetR/AcrR family transcriptional regulator, with translation MPRISAVSNAAQRAETQRRILTAFGELLFTHGLPGLTMTDVARHARIGRTAVYNYFADIEELLIAYALDETERFLVELREALASLENPVERLALYVRAQVADLSRRHLPPGPAMGAVLSPASFAKLADHVGELSLLLQGILRDGMAEHYFPEADIAELAQLIHGTLSSSAARGDGAGADAESEARIARTVRFIQLGAGARFDDAGRPLRLAA, from the coding sequence ATGCCCAGGATTTCGGCCGTCAGTAACGCCGCCCAACGTGCCGAGACCCAGCGCCGCATCCTCACCGCCTTCGGCGAGCTGCTGTTCACCCACGGGCTGCCCGGTCTGACCATGACCGACGTCGCGCGGCATGCCAGGATCGGCCGCACGGCCGTCTACAACTATTTCGCGGACATCGAAGAGCTCCTGATCGCCTACGCCCTCGACGAGACGGAGCGCTTCCTGGTGGAACTGCGCGAGGCCCTGGCGTCACTGGAGAATCCGGTGGAACGCCTGGCCTTGTATGTCCGCGCGCAGGTCGCGGACCTGAGCCGGCGCCACCTGCCGCCGGGGCCCGCCATGGGGGCAGTCCTCTCGCCGGCGTCCTTTGCCAAACTGGCGGACCATGTGGGCGAACTGAGCCTCCTGCTGCAGGGCATCTTGCGCGACGGCATGGCCGAACACTACTTCCCGGAAGCCGACATCGCCGAGCTTGCCCAGCTCATCCACGGCACGCTGTCCTCAAGTGCGGCGCGGGGCGACGGGGCGGGGGCGGACGCGGAGTCCGAAGCCCGGATTGCCCGCACCGTGCGGTTCATCCAGCTCGGCGCCGGGGCCAGGTTCGACGACGCCGGCCGTCCGCTGCGGTTGGCCGCATAG
- a CDS encoding stealth family protein yields the protein MVEDLLFLRAVLADAKLDYLLVRGNNDRPVIAVDWKNRRQLRDALVEACRDEPFYSMTVDAKKKSWVLVADGELSPNRQARIFRLYRPRVELQGGLEFGASAGVQLELWSFEGDQLILPIENSLTRRTLLAQDAVRGTVERYGHTWPTIENMFADHASDINFDIDLVFSWVDGSSPEYIAARRARMAGVVVGEGDDHEARFRQINELKYALRSVYMFAPWIRRIFIATDSPAPEWLAEHPGVTIVRSEEFFADPSVLPTHNSQAVECQLHRIEGLSEHFLYSNDDMFFGRAVRPDMFFTPGGITKFIEAETRIGLGDNDAERSGFENAARVNRKLLWNRFGRITTRHLEHTAAPLRRSVVEQMEQEFPDEFAKTAASRFRAADNISVTNSFYHYYALLTGRAVTQTAARVRYIDTTARAGLNYLPKLLAKRHMDFFCLNDGSFPEVPAEERAEIVTDFLEKYFPIKAPWEK from the coding sequence ATGGTGGAAGACCTGCTGTTCCTGCGCGCTGTACTGGCCGACGCGAAGCTGGACTACCTGCTGGTGCGCGGCAACAACGACCGTCCGGTGATCGCGGTGGACTGGAAGAACCGCCGCCAGCTCCGCGACGCCCTGGTCGAGGCCTGCCGGGATGAGCCGTTCTACTCCATGACCGTGGACGCCAAGAAGAAGTCCTGGGTCCTGGTGGCCGACGGGGAGCTTTCGCCTAACCGCCAAGCACGGATCTTCAGGCTCTACCGGCCGCGGGTGGAGCTTCAGGGCGGCCTGGAATTCGGCGCGTCCGCAGGCGTCCAGCTGGAACTCTGGAGCTTTGAAGGCGACCAGCTGATCCTGCCGATTGAAAACTCACTGACCCGGCGGACGCTGCTGGCGCAGGATGCGGTGCGCGGCACCGTCGAACGCTACGGCCACACCTGGCCGACGATCGAGAACATGTTCGCCGACCACGCCAGCGACATCAACTTCGACATCGATCTGGTGTTCTCCTGGGTGGACGGGAGCTCGCCCGAGTACATCGCGGCCCGCCGCGCCCGGATGGCCGGCGTCGTCGTGGGCGAAGGGGACGACCACGAAGCCCGCTTCCGCCAGATCAACGAACTGAAGTACGCGCTGCGCTCTGTCTACATGTTCGCCCCCTGGATCCGCCGGATCTTCATCGCCACGGACTCCCCCGCGCCGGAATGGCTGGCGGAGCACCCGGGCGTGACGATCGTGCGCAGCGAGGAATTCTTCGCCGATCCTTCGGTGCTGCCGACGCATAATTCCCAGGCGGTCGAATGCCAGCTCCACCGCATCGAGGGCCTTTCGGAGCACTTCTTGTATTCCAATGACGATATGTTTTTCGGCCGTGCGGTGCGTCCGGACATGTTCTTCACCCCCGGCGGCATCACCAAGTTCATCGAGGCTGAGACGCGCATCGGGCTTGGGGACAATGACGCCGAACGCAGCGGTTTCGAGAATGCGGCGAGGGTCAACCGCAAGTTGCTGTGGAACCGTTTCGGGCGGATCACCACCCGCCACCTGGAGCACACCGCCGCGCCGCTGCGGCGCAGCGTGGTGGAGCAGATGGAGCAGGAGTTCCCGGACGAATTCGCGAAGACGGCGGCCAGCAGGTTCCGTGCCGCGGACAACATCTCGGTGACGAATTCGTTTTACCACTACTACGCTCTGCTGACCGGGCGTGCCGTCACGCAGACCGCCGCCCGGGTCCGGTACATCGACACCACGGCCCGCGCGGGTCTGAACTACCTGCCCAAGCTGCTCGCCAAGCGCCACATGGATTTCTTCTGCCTCAACGACGGCAGCTTTCCGGAGGTGCCCGCTGAGGAGCGTGCCGAAATCGTCACGGACTTCCTGGAAAAGTACTTCCCGATCAAGGCACCGTGGGAGAAATAA